A stretch of Plutella xylostella chromosome 10, ilPluXylo3.1, whole genome shotgun sequence DNA encodes these proteins:
- the LOC125489086 gene encoding F-box only protein 7-like, translating to MKITLEESTTEVVTLPLQKIVERILSENNSVESLQKDLLLVVIIVLMMENGFLPMENGVEIENPIESIDFKKIRSWRSPLGTYETIFMLNGVPSIPIKVIMSPLGAMVMINASIDVFNGETYSVCLPISKYIVSPQASSVPMIFRDLKHFSFMVNDKVVAAVKSRVLSYCGYPSASLLGLPDDLLFKILLYLPINDVITMRKSCKTMHTVMDSENLWHKLFKRDYKQYTNSTNGSWMELYKTTYLIDVDTARRTRQHRAGSLHDHMDYSDFMSHIENPFWDII from the coding sequence atgaaaataactttggAAGAAAGCACTACTGAAGTGGTAACCCTTCCATTACAAAAAATCGTGGAAAGAATTTTGTCTGAGAATAATTCTGTGGAATCTTTACAAAAAGACTTGCTGCTTGTGGTTATAATAGTATTGATGATGGAAAATGGGTTTCTACCTATGGAAAACGGCGTAGAAATAGAAAATCCAATAGAAAGTATTGACTTTAAAAAGATACGAAGTTGGAGATCACCTCTGGGCACCTATGAGACAATATTTATGTTGAATGGAGTCCCTTCTATTCCCATAAAGGTGATAATGAGTCCTCTAGGTGCCATGGTCATGATAAATGCCTCTATAGATGTATTTAATGGAGAAACATACAGTGTTTGTTTACcaataagtaaatacatagtgtcacCTCAAGCATCTTCTGTGCCAATGATATTTCGGGACCTAAAGCATTTTTCATTCATGGTCAATGATAAAGTAGTGGCAGCTGTGAAGAGTAGAGTATTAAGCTATTGTGGCTACCCCAGTGCAAGTCTGTTAGGATTGCCTGATGATCTCCTGTTTAAAATTCTCCTATATCTTCCGATCAATGATGTGATAACAATGAGGAAATCTTGTAAAACTATGCATACAGTCATGGATAGTGAGAATTTATGGCATAAACTATTCAAGAGGGATTACAAACAATATACAAATTCTACAAATGGAAGTTGGATGGAGTTGTACAAAACCACATATCTGATAGATGTGGACACAGCTCGGAGAACTCGACAGCACCGTGCGGGGTCCCTGCATGATCACATGGACTATTCAGATTTTATGTCTCATATTGAGAATCCATTCTGGGATATAATTTGA